In Syngnathus scovelli strain Florida chromosome 11, RoL_Ssco_1.2, whole genome shotgun sequence, one DNA window encodes the following:
- the LOC125977632 gene encoding potassium voltage-gated channel subfamily A member 10 — protein sequence MEVPLVNFENVDDVGINLGDPSDSGYPTSPTSEAPDPERSPRRSSPRPSPRRGRREGASSSTPSKATSSSCSLMSNIKLLVNGESGSDGVFSRMPRDCYDNEDFFERTGGGDRDQRVVINVSGLMFETQLSTLNRFPETLLGDPAKRIRHFDAMKNEYFFDRNRPAFDSILYFYQSGGRVRRPANVPLDVFASEIVFYQLGHEAMEQFREAEGFINEPAVLLPTNELKRQFWLLFEYPESSSAAKAIAFVSVFVITISIFIFCLETLPVFRQESAYIVHEDHVFNKSTSSQPDSRDLIAYFTDPFFIVETICVIWFCFEAGVRFAACPSKRAFFYNIMNIIDIVSILPYFVTLGTELATTDDDDASSGQNLSLAILRIIRLVRVTRIFKLSRHSKGLQILGQTLKASMRELGLLIFFLFIGVILFSSAIFFAEVDEPKTQFVSIPDGFWWAVVTMTTVGYGDMCPITIGGKMVGTLCAIAGVLTIALPVPVIVSNFNYFYHRKAEQEEKQMIDDATKAQKNSMAEKYGSTTTLDKSTWNLEKNGFHS from the exons ATGGAG GTTCCTCTGGTTAACTTTGAAAATGTGGACGATGTGGGCATCAACTTGGGCGACCCAAGCGACTCCGGCTACCCGACGTCGCCCACGTCGGAGGCGCCGGATCCCGAGCGATCGCCCCGTCGCTCTTCCCCGCGTCCATCCCCTCGCCGGGGCCGCCGTGAGGGCGCGTCCTCTTCCACGCCATCCAAGGCCACCTCCAGTAGCTGCAGCCTGATGTCAAATATAAAGCTTCTGGTGAACGGCGAGTCGGGTTCCGACGGCGTCTTCAGCAGGATGCCGAGGGACTGCTATGACAACGAGGACTTCTTTGAGAGGACGGGCGGGGGGGACCGAGACCAGAGGGTGGTCATCAACGTTTCGGGCCTGATGTTCGAGACCCAGCTGAGCACACTCAACCGGTTCCCGGAGACTTTACTGGGCGACCCGGCCAAACGAATACGTCACTTTGATGCCATGAAGAACGAGTATTTCTTTGACCGTAACCGTCCGGCCTTCGACAGCATCCTGTACTTCTACCAGTCTGGCGGGCGGGTTCGCAGGCCGGCCAATGTCCCATTAGATGTCTTCGCCAGTGAGATCGTTTTCTATCAACTGGGCCACGAAGCCATGGAGCAGTTCCGTGAAGCCGAAGGCTTCATCAACGAGCCCGCGGTCTTGTTGCCGACTAACGAGCTCAAAAGACAGTTCTGGCTCCTGTTTGAGTACCCTGAGAGCTCCAGTGCGGCCAAAGCCATTGCTTTTGTCTCCGTATTTGTCATCACAATCTCCATCTTTATCTTTTGTCTGGAGACTCTCCCCGTATTCAGGCAGGAGAGCGCTTACATTGTCCATGAAGATCATGTGTTTAACAAGAGCACGAGTTCTCAACCTGACTCCAGAGACTTGATAGCTTACTTCACAGACCCTTTCTTTATTGTCGAGACCATTTGCGTCATCTGGTTCTGCTTCGAGGCCGGCGTTCGTTTTGCCGCGTGTCCCAGTAAGCGCGCTTTCTTCTACAACATCATGAACATCATCGACATCGTGTCCATCCTTCCGTACTTTGTCACGTTGGGCACAGAGCTGGCGACCACCGACGACGACGACGCCAGCTCCGGTCAGAACTTGTCCCTCGCCATCCTGAGGATTATCCGCTTGGTGAGAGTGACTCGCATCTTCAAACTGTCCCGCCACTCCAAGGGCCTTCAGATCCTCGGGCAGACCCTCAAGGCGAGCATGCGAGAGCTGGGCTTGCTTATCTTCTTCCTCTTTATCGGCGTCATCCTCTTCTCCAGCGCCATCTTTTTCGCTGAAGTCGACGAGCCAAAAACGCAGTTTGTCAGCATCCCGGACGGATTCTGGTGGGCGGTGGTTACCATGACCACAGTGGGCTACGGAGACATGTGCCCCATCACCATTGGCGGCAAGATGGTGGGCACCTTGTGTGCTATCGCCGGGGTGCTGACCATCGCACTGCCCGTTCCTGTCATTGTGTCTAACTTCAACTACTTCTACCATCGCAAAGCGGAGCAGGAGGAGAAGCAGATGATTGACGACGCCACCAAGGCCCAGAAAAACTCCATGGCTGAAAAATACGGCAGCACGACGACGCTGGACAAAAGCACCTGGAATCTTGAGAAGAATGGCTTCCACTCGTAG